The following are encoded in a window of Deltaproteobacteria bacterium genomic DNA:
- the nbaC gene encoding 3-hydroxyanthranilate 3,4-dioxygenase, which produces MFPHLQSFNLRKWIDDNRGDWGQRRVIWRDSDFIAFVTRGPNRRKDYHINPGDEIFYQLEGELNLHYLKDDQHELAVLKAGDILLMPKLTPHSPRRADGSWTYVVERTRTKEEIDRFIWPCEKCGNNLYATEVRFDDPGDAVNKATAALKADAKMATCKQCGEVLEL; this is translated from the coding sequence ATGTTTCCCCACCTACAAAGTTTTAATTTGCGAAAATGGATCGACGACAACCGCGGCGATTGGGGCCAGCGTCGAGTCATCTGGCGGGACTCCGACTTTATCGCCTTCGTCACCCGCGGACCGAACCGGCGCAAGGATTATCATATCAATCCCGGCGATGAAATTTTTTACCAGCTGGAAGGCGAGCTTAATCTGCATTACTTAAAGGACGACCAGCATGAATTGGCGGTCCTCAAGGCCGGCGACATCCTTCTCATGCCCAAGCTTACGCCCCACTCACCGCGACGGGCGGATGGCTCGTGGACCTATGTGGTGGAGCGAACAAGAACGAAGGAGGAAATCGACCGGTTCATCTGGCCCTGCGAGAAGTGCGGCAACAACCTTTATGCCACCGAAGTGCGCTTCGACGATCCCGGCGATGCCGTGAACAAGGCGACCGCGGCGCTCAAAGCCGATGCAAAAATGGCGACCTGCAAACAGTGCGGCGAGGTTTTAGAGCTTTGA
- a CDS encoding metallophosphoesterase, giving the protein MRPEALAALKGSELILHAGDIGNLEVLDALKHIAPVLAIRGNNDREPWAKGIADVLDLQINGIKLRVIHNVNEIVGDPMQGELNAVISGHSHKPSVSHHGEILFVNPGSAGPRRFKLPISVARIDLAKRNFSAAIVELKI; this is encoded by the coding sequence ATGCGTCCCGAAGCGCTGGCGGCGCTCAAAGGTTCCGAGTTGATCCTGCACGCCGGCGACATCGGCAATCTTGAAGTGTTGGATGCGCTCAAGCACATCGCGCCGGTGTTGGCGATTCGCGGCAACAACGATCGCGAACCATGGGCGAAGGGGATCGCTGACGTTTTGGATTTGCAAATCAACGGTATCAAGCTTCGTGTCATTCACAACGTCAACGAAATTGTCGGCGATCCGATGCAAGGCGAGTTAAACGCGGTGATCAGCGGTCACTCGCACAAACCGAGCGTGAGCCATCACGGTGAAATTCTGTTCGTCAATCCGGGCAGCGCCGGACCGCGCCGTTTCAAGCTGCCGATTTCGGTGGCGAGAATCGATCTAGCGAAAAGGAATTTTTCGGCGGCCATCGTGGAGTTGAAAATCTAG
- the pyrR gene encoding bifunctional pyr operon transcriptional regulator/uracil phosphoribosyltransferase PyrR: MAEEKNILLERDDLVRTIRRMAHEIVEKAATPSEIVLIGIRSRGVHLARRLARRLQETGSLTPPVGVIDVTPYRDDRGQGQNTDAVGAFEVQVAVDDKTVVLVDDVIFRGRTIRAALEAVEKLGQPKRILVAVLIDRGARELPIRADIVGKNIDAGEGQRVNVLLEESDGIDQVTIADWRGKSAI; the protein is encoded by the coding sequence ATGGCTGAAGAAAAAAATATCCTACTGGAACGCGACGATCTAGTTCGGACGATCCGCCGGATGGCTCATGAGATCGTCGAAAAGGCGGCGACACCGAGCGAAATCGTGCTCATCGGCATCCGCTCGCGCGGCGTGCACTTGGCGCGGCGCTTGGCGCGAAGGCTTCAAGAAACCGGCAGCTTGACGCCACCGGTGGGAGTCATCGATGTGACGCCCTATCGCGACGACCGCGGCCAAGGGCAAAACACCGACGCGGTGGGCGCCTTCGAAGTTCAAGTGGCGGTGGACGACAAAACAGTTGTCCTCGTCGATGACGTGATTTTTCGCGGCCGGACCATTCGCGCGGCGCTAGAAGCTGTGGAAAAACTCGGCCAGCCTAAACGGATTCTGGTTGCAGTATTGATCGATCGCGGCGCCCGCGAGCTGCCAATCCGCGCCGACATCGTCGGCAAAAACATCGACGCCGGCGAAGGCCAGCGCGTTAACGTCTTGCTCGAAGAATCCGATGGCATCGATCAGGTGACCATCGCCGATTGGCGCGGCAAAAGTGCAATCTAA